One genomic segment of Hippoglossus hippoglossus isolate fHipHip1 chromosome 22, fHipHip1.pri, whole genome shotgun sequence includes these proteins:
- the sobpa gene encoding sine oculis-binding protein homolog A isoform X3, translating into MAEMEKEGRPPENKRSRKPAHPVKREINEEMKSFAENTMNELLGWYGYDKVELRDSDNLDIGDTPQHISVLRENLLPKIPVSAESSEGSPDRANSSQSLPAHRNGVTDPSNTPYTSTPSNKEHGNLPIIVPMIPPMIKPPADEDASNMQILCAWCQKVGVKRYSLSMGSELKSFCSEKCFAACRRAYFKRNKLGYVRNYAVCDWCKHIRHTKEYLDFGAGERRLQFCSAKCLNQYKMDIFYKETQAALPGALCNPGHGPGGEGKPECGGGVQLLTPESWGTPLTDLRRRAPSPTTNSGFAPSTSSATSPSDTAALYSPSSSSSAKIPTPRPHESPTLPHPPVPTLHPPVGVPSGSPPMVMTPRGPMPLPLFMEHQMMHQIRPSFLRPSAHPAGPHSPLSNPMIPGIGPPLPPRTFGSSPMHRPMLSPHVHPSANPNHGMMPPYPGLQMPGLPHFNMMPNGHMPLPQMMNFGMPSLAPLVPPPTLLVPYPVIVPLPVPIPIPIPIPMNPKMYRDPPESNVSVHSAPESSEASVSGPHSPSSSGSDPGEHKIEPASAEHLSPVRSERSRMALVDLTVKAEENSGNQCLTSSPRLMDGVIDLTVGQRSCQQQVIQRMLPEVRVKIEAEAESQSPPAAGLGREGKGSRDGGEGGLSQGLLSAPLLEGATHTNTLESSEPPSHNNSLSCNGDPPASQLNPSISISSLTPPPLPSTARTQPQPLTQLQTNPGTPCNVIVNGTGWHPLLTPTFESYPDRKRDGVAGEGEEEDQPANGELEREALKENNCSVGDWEPGKRRSAQDEMVNSVEGKPDPDSNLEEGEHAYALPLLSAGGCVVIQPVPKPGADKTAILSCSISAPLTAAGSPDLEPPLKRRCLRIRNQNK; encoded by the exons agtTTTGCAGAGAACACCATGAATGAGCTGCTGGGCTGGTACGGCTACGACAAGGTGGAGCTGAGAGACTCTGACAACCTGGACATAGGGGACACCCCCCAACACATCTCTGTCCTCAGAG AAAACTTGTTGCCAAAAATCCCAGTTTCAGCAGAGAGCAGCGAGGGCTCCCCGGATCGAGCCAACAGCTCCCAGTCTTTGCCAGCCCACAGGAACGGAGTCACAGATCCCTCCAACACACCGTACACCTCCACGCCCAGCAACAAGGAACATGGCAACCTGCCCATCATAGTCCCCATGATCCCTCCGATGATCAAGCCCCCTGCAG ATGAGGATGCATCCAACATGCAGATCCTGTGCGCCTGGTGCCAGAAAGTCGGTGTCAAACGCTACTCTCTGAGCATGGGGAGTGAGCTGAAGAGTTTCTGCAGTGAGAAGTGCTTCGCCGCCTGCCGCAGAGCCTATTTTAAGAGAAATAAG CTGGGATATGTAAGGAATTACGCT gtGTGTGACTGGTGCAAACATATTCGCCACACTAAGGAGTACCTGGACTTTGGTGCTGGTGAGCGGAGGCTGCAGTTCTGCAGTGCCAAATGCCTGAACCAATATAAGATGGACATTTTCTACAAGGAGACACAGGCGGCACTGCCTGGTGCACTGTGTAACCCAGGACATGGGCCTGGTGGGGAGGGTAAGCCTGAGTGCGGTGGAGGGGTACAGCTGCTCACTCCAGAATCCTGGGGAACACCATTAACGGACCTACGACGTAGAGCTCCCTCACCAACCACGAATTCTGGCTTTGCCCCTTCTACTTCTTCTGCCACCTCCCCCTCAGACACTGCTGCTCTCTACTcaccgtcctcctcctcctcagccaagATCCCCACACCCAGACCCCATGAGAGCCCCACACTCCCCCATCCACCTGTTCCCACTTTGCACCCACCAGTTGGAGTTCCCTCTGGTAGCCCTCCAATGGTAATGACACCCCGGGGGCCTATGCCCCTGCCTCTGTTCATGGAGCATCAAATGATGCACCAGATACGTCCTTCGTTTCTTCGCCCCTCTGCCCACCCAGCAGGGCCCCACAGCCCACTTTCAAACCCTATGATCCCTGGTATTggtcctccacttcctccaaggACCTTTGGTTCAAGCCCCATGCACAGGCCCATGCTATCTCCACATGTCCATCCCTCAGCCAATCCTAACCATGGCATGATGCCTCCCTATCCTGGTCTCCAAATGCCAGGCCTGCCCCATTTCAACATGATGCCCAATGGACATATGCCCCTGCCCCAAATGATGAATTTTGGCATGCCATCATTGGCCCCATTGGTTCCCCCACCAACTCTCTTAGTCCCTTATCCTGTTATTGTACCCCTCCCAGTCCCAATACCTATTCCAATCCCAATTCCCATGAACCCCAAAATGTACAGGGACCCACCAGAGAGCAATGTCTCTGTGCACAGTGCTCCAGAGTCGTCAGAAGCTTCAGTTTCTGGGCCGCACTCTCCAAGTTCCTCTGGCAGTGACCCAGGGGAGCACAAAATAGAGCCAGCCAGTGCAGAACATCTTTCTCCTGTACGTtcagagagaagcagaatgGCATTAGTGGACTTGACTGTGAAGGCAGAGGAAAATTCAGGCAACCAGTGTCTAACCAGCAGTCCCAGACTTATGGATGGTGTTATTGATCTAACTGTGGGCCAGAGGTCATGCCAACAGCAGGTAATTCAGAGGATGCTACCTGAGGTCCGGGTCAAAATAGAAGCAGAGGCTGAATCACAATCTCCACCCGCTGCTGGGTtggggagggaagggaagggcAGTCGTGATGGTGGGGAAGGGGGTCTCTCACAGGGTCTCCTCAGTGCTCCACTGCTGGaaggagccacacacacaaacacactggaatCATCAGAGCCACCATCCCACAACAACAGCCTTTCTTGCAATGGTGATCCTCCAGCGAGCCAGCTAaatccctccatctccatctccagcctCACCCCACCACCCTTACCCAGCACAGCACGGACCCAGCCCCAACCACTGACCCAACTCCAAACTAACCCTGGTACCCCATGTAATGTCATAGTCAATGGTACAGGATGGCATCCACTTCTCACCCCTACCTTTGAGTCTTACCCTGACCGAAAAAGAGACGGGGttgcaggagaaggagaggaagaggatcaGCCAGCCAATGGAGAGCTGGAGCGTGAGGCACTGAAAGAGAACAATTGCTCTGTTGGAGACTGGGAGCCAGGGAAGCGGCGCTCAGCACAAGACGAGATGGTAAACTCAGTAGAGGGAAAGCCAGACCCTGACTCCAACTTGGAGGAGGGCGAGCATGCATATGCCCTGCCACTGCTGTCTGCCGGAGGCTGTGTGGTCATCCAGCCTGTGCCAAAGCCCGGCGCTGACAAGACAGCCATCCTGTCCTGTTCCATCAGTGCACCTTTAACAGCAGCCGGGAGCCCCGACCTGGAACCGCCACTGAAGAGGAGGTGCCTGCGAATCCgcaatcaaaacaaatga
- the sobpa gene encoding sine oculis-binding protein homolog A isoform X4, which translates to MAEMEKEGRPPENKRSRKPAHPVKREINEEMKSFAENTMNELLGWYGYDKVELRDSDNLDIGDTPQHISVLRENLLPKIPVSAESSEGSPDRANSSQSLPAHRNGVTDPSNTPYTSTPSNKEHGNLPIIVPMIPPMIKPPADEDASNMQILCAWCQKVGVKRYSLSMGSELKSFCSEKCFAACRRAYFKRNKVCDWCKHIRHTKEYLDFGAGERRLQFCSAKCLNQYKMDIFYKETQAALPGALCNPGHGPGGEGKPECGGGVQLLTPESWGTPLTDLRRRAPSPTTNSGFAPSTSSATSPSDTAALYSPSSSSSAKIPTPRPHESPTLPHPPVPTLHPPVGVPSGSPPMVMTPRGPMPLPLFMEHQMMHQIRPSFLRPSAHPAGPHSPLSNPMIPGIGPPLPPRTFGSSPMHRPMLSPHVHPSANPNHGMMPPYPGLQMPGLPHFNMMPNGHMPLPQMMNFGMPSLAPLVPPPTLLVPYPVIVPLPVPIPIPIPIPMNPKMYRDPPESNVSVHSAPESSEASVSGPHSPSSSGSDPGEHKIEPASAEHLSPVRSERSRMALVDLTVKAEENSGNQCLTSSPRLMDGVIDLTVGQRSCQQQVIQRMLPEVRVKIEAEAESQSPPAAGLGREGKGSRDGGEGGLSQGLLSAPLLEGATHTNTLESSEPPSHNNSLSCNGDPPASQLNPSISISSLTPPPLPSTARTQPQPLTQLQTNPGTPCNVIVNGTGWHPLLTPTFESYPDRKRDGVAGEGEEEDQPANGELEREALKENNCSVGDWEPGKRRSAQDEMVNSVEGKPDPDSNLEEGEHAYALPLLSAGGCVVIQPVPKPGADKTAILSCSISAPLTAAGSPDLEPPLKRRCLRIRNQNK; encoded by the exons agtTTTGCAGAGAACACCATGAATGAGCTGCTGGGCTGGTACGGCTACGACAAGGTGGAGCTGAGAGACTCTGACAACCTGGACATAGGGGACACCCCCCAACACATCTCTGTCCTCAGAG AAAACTTGTTGCCAAAAATCCCAGTTTCAGCAGAGAGCAGCGAGGGCTCCCCGGATCGAGCCAACAGCTCCCAGTCTTTGCCAGCCCACAGGAACGGAGTCACAGATCCCTCCAACACACCGTACACCTCCACGCCCAGCAACAAGGAACATGGCAACCTGCCCATCATAGTCCCCATGATCCCTCCGATGATCAAGCCCCCTGCAG ATGAGGATGCATCCAACATGCAGATCCTGTGCGCCTGGTGCCAGAAAGTCGGTGTCAAACGCTACTCTCTGAGCATGGGGAGTGAGCTGAAGAGTTTCTGCAGTGAGAAGTGCTTCGCCGCCTGCCGCAGAGCCTATTTTAAGAGAAATAAG gtGTGTGACTGGTGCAAACATATTCGCCACACTAAGGAGTACCTGGACTTTGGTGCTGGTGAGCGGAGGCTGCAGTTCTGCAGTGCCAAATGCCTGAACCAATATAAGATGGACATTTTCTACAAGGAGACACAGGCGGCACTGCCTGGTGCACTGTGTAACCCAGGACATGGGCCTGGTGGGGAGGGTAAGCCTGAGTGCGGTGGAGGGGTACAGCTGCTCACTCCAGAATCCTGGGGAACACCATTAACGGACCTACGACGTAGAGCTCCCTCACCAACCACGAATTCTGGCTTTGCCCCTTCTACTTCTTCTGCCACCTCCCCCTCAGACACTGCTGCTCTCTACTcaccgtcctcctcctcctcagccaagATCCCCACACCCAGACCCCATGAGAGCCCCACACTCCCCCATCCACCTGTTCCCACTTTGCACCCACCAGTTGGAGTTCCCTCTGGTAGCCCTCCAATGGTAATGACACCCCGGGGGCCTATGCCCCTGCCTCTGTTCATGGAGCATCAAATGATGCACCAGATACGTCCTTCGTTTCTTCGCCCCTCTGCCCACCCAGCAGGGCCCCACAGCCCACTTTCAAACCCTATGATCCCTGGTATTggtcctccacttcctccaaggACCTTTGGTTCAAGCCCCATGCACAGGCCCATGCTATCTCCACATGTCCATCCCTCAGCCAATCCTAACCATGGCATGATGCCTCCCTATCCTGGTCTCCAAATGCCAGGCCTGCCCCATTTCAACATGATGCCCAATGGACATATGCCCCTGCCCCAAATGATGAATTTTGGCATGCCATCATTGGCCCCATTGGTTCCCCCACCAACTCTCTTAGTCCCTTATCCTGTTATTGTACCCCTCCCAGTCCCAATACCTATTCCAATCCCAATTCCCATGAACCCCAAAATGTACAGGGACCCACCAGAGAGCAATGTCTCTGTGCACAGTGCTCCAGAGTCGTCAGAAGCTTCAGTTTCTGGGCCGCACTCTCCAAGTTCCTCTGGCAGTGACCCAGGGGAGCACAAAATAGAGCCAGCCAGTGCAGAACATCTTTCTCCTGTACGTtcagagagaagcagaatgGCATTAGTGGACTTGACTGTGAAGGCAGAGGAAAATTCAGGCAACCAGTGTCTAACCAGCAGTCCCAGACTTATGGATGGTGTTATTGATCTAACTGTGGGCCAGAGGTCATGCCAACAGCAGGTAATTCAGAGGATGCTACCTGAGGTCCGGGTCAAAATAGAAGCAGAGGCTGAATCACAATCTCCACCCGCTGCTGGGTtggggagggaagggaagggcAGTCGTGATGGTGGGGAAGGGGGTCTCTCACAGGGTCTCCTCAGTGCTCCACTGCTGGaaggagccacacacacaaacacactggaatCATCAGAGCCACCATCCCACAACAACAGCCTTTCTTGCAATGGTGATCCTCCAGCGAGCCAGCTAaatccctccatctccatctccagcctCACCCCACCACCCTTACCCAGCACAGCACGGACCCAGCCCCAACCACTGACCCAACTCCAAACTAACCCTGGTACCCCATGTAATGTCATAGTCAATGGTACAGGATGGCATCCACTTCTCACCCCTACCTTTGAGTCTTACCCTGACCGAAAAAGAGACGGGGttgcaggagaaggagaggaagaggatcaGCCAGCCAATGGAGAGCTGGAGCGTGAGGCACTGAAAGAGAACAATTGCTCTGTTGGAGACTGGGAGCCAGGGAAGCGGCGCTCAGCACAAGACGAGATGGTAAACTCAGTAGAGGGAAAGCCAGACCCTGACTCCAACTTGGAGGAGGGCGAGCATGCATATGCCCTGCCACTGCTGTCTGCCGGAGGCTGTGTGGTCATCCAGCCTGTGCCAAAGCCCGGCGCTGACAAGACAGCCATCCTGTCCTGTTCCATCAGTGCACCTTTAACAGCAGCCGGGAGCCCCGACCTGGAACCGCCACTGAAGAGGAGGTGCCTGCGAATCCgcaatcaaaacaaatga
- the sobpa gene encoding sine oculis-binding protein homolog A isoform X2, which yields MAEMEKEGRPPENKRSRKPAHPVKREINEEMKSFAENTMNELLGWYGYDKVELRDSDNLDIGDTPQHISVLRENLLPKIPVSAESSEGSPDRANSSQSLPAHRNGVTDPSNTPYTSTPSNKEHGNLPIIVPMIPPMIKPPADEDASNMQILCAWCQKVGVKRYSLSMGSELKSFCSEKCFAACRRAYFKRNKARDDDGLGGKLPQNSFTQDTPRLVFKTNSDVLVCDWCKHIRHTKEYLDFGAGERRLQFCSAKCLNQYKMDIFYKETQAALPGALCNPGHGPGGEGKPECGGGVQLLTPESWGTPLTDLRRRAPSPTTNSGFAPSTSSATSPSDTAALYSPSSSSSAKIPTPRPHESPTLPHPPVPTLHPPVGVPSGSPPMVMTPRGPMPLPLFMEHQMMHQIRPSFLRPSAHPAGPHSPLSNPMIPGIGPPLPPRTFGSSPMHRPMLSPHVHPSANPNHGMMPPYPGLQMPGLPHFNMMPNGHMPLPQMMNFGMPSLAPLVPPPTLLVPYPVIVPLPVPIPIPIPIPMNPKMYRDPPESNVSVHSAPESSEASVSGPHSPSSSGSDPGEHKIEPASAEHLSPVRSERSRMALVDLTVKAEENSGNQCLTSSPRLMDGVIDLTVGQRSCQQQVIQRMLPEVRVKIEAEAESQSPPAAGLGREGKGSRDGGEGGLSQGLLSAPLLEGATHTNTLESSEPPSHNNSLSCNGDPPASQLNPSISISSLTPPPLPSTARTQPQPLTQLQTNPGTPCNVIVNGTGWHPLLTPTFESYPDRKRDGVAGEGEEEDQPANGELEREALKENNCSVGDWEPGKRRSAQDEMVNSVEGKPDPDSNLEEGEHAYALPLLSAGGCVVIQPVPKPGADKTAILSCSISAPLTAAGSPDLEPPLKRRCLRIRNQNK from the exons agtTTTGCAGAGAACACCATGAATGAGCTGCTGGGCTGGTACGGCTACGACAAGGTGGAGCTGAGAGACTCTGACAACCTGGACATAGGGGACACCCCCCAACACATCTCTGTCCTCAGAG AAAACTTGTTGCCAAAAATCCCAGTTTCAGCAGAGAGCAGCGAGGGCTCCCCGGATCGAGCCAACAGCTCCCAGTCTTTGCCAGCCCACAGGAACGGAGTCACAGATCCCTCCAACACACCGTACACCTCCACGCCCAGCAACAAGGAACATGGCAACCTGCCCATCATAGTCCCCATGATCCCTCCGATGATCAAGCCCCCTGCAG ATGAGGATGCATCCAACATGCAGATCCTGTGCGCCTGGTGCCAGAAAGTCGGTGTCAAACGCTACTCTCTGAGCATGGGGAGTGAGCTGAAGAGTTTCTGCAGTGAGAAGTGCTTCGCCGCCTGCCGCAGAGCCTATTTTAAGAGAAATAAG GCGAGAGACGACGATGGCCTCGGTGGGAAATTACCCCAGAACAGCTTTACTCAGGACACGCCCAGGCTTGTCTTCAAGACAAACAGCGATGTGCTT gtGTGTGACTGGTGCAAACATATTCGCCACACTAAGGAGTACCTGGACTTTGGTGCTGGTGAGCGGAGGCTGCAGTTCTGCAGTGCCAAATGCCTGAACCAATATAAGATGGACATTTTCTACAAGGAGACACAGGCGGCACTGCCTGGTGCACTGTGTAACCCAGGACATGGGCCTGGTGGGGAGGGTAAGCCTGAGTGCGGTGGAGGGGTACAGCTGCTCACTCCAGAATCCTGGGGAACACCATTAACGGACCTACGACGTAGAGCTCCCTCACCAACCACGAATTCTGGCTTTGCCCCTTCTACTTCTTCTGCCACCTCCCCCTCAGACACTGCTGCTCTCTACTcaccgtcctcctcctcctcagccaagATCCCCACACCCAGACCCCATGAGAGCCCCACACTCCCCCATCCACCTGTTCCCACTTTGCACCCACCAGTTGGAGTTCCCTCTGGTAGCCCTCCAATGGTAATGACACCCCGGGGGCCTATGCCCCTGCCTCTGTTCATGGAGCATCAAATGATGCACCAGATACGTCCTTCGTTTCTTCGCCCCTCTGCCCACCCAGCAGGGCCCCACAGCCCACTTTCAAACCCTATGATCCCTGGTATTggtcctccacttcctccaaggACCTTTGGTTCAAGCCCCATGCACAGGCCCATGCTATCTCCACATGTCCATCCCTCAGCCAATCCTAACCATGGCATGATGCCTCCCTATCCTGGTCTCCAAATGCCAGGCCTGCCCCATTTCAACATGATGCCCAATGGACATATGCCCCTGCCCCAAATGATGAATTTTGGCATGCCATCATTGGCCCCATTGGTTCCCCCACCAACTCTCTTAGTCCCTTATCCTGTTATTGTACCCCTCCCAGTCCCAATACCTATTCCAATCCCAATTCCCATGAACCCCAAAATGTACAGGGACCCACCAGAGAGCAATGTCTCTGTGCACAGTGCTCCAGAGTCGTCAGAAGCTTCAGTTTCTGGGCCGCACTCTCCAAGTTCCTCTGGCAGTGACCCAGGGGAGCACAAAATAGAGCCAGCCAGTGCAGAACATCTTTCTCCTGTACGTtcagagagaagcagaatgGCATTAGTGGACTTGACTGTGAAGGCAGAGGAAAATTCAGGCAACCAGTGTCTAACCAGCAGTCCCAGACTTATGGATGGTGTTATTGATCTAACTGTGGGCCAGAGGTCATGCCAACAGCAGGTAATTCAGAGGATGCTACCTGAGGTCCGGGTCAAAATAGAAGCAGAGGCTGAATCACAATCTCCACCCGCTGCTGGGTtggggagggaagggaagggcAGTCGTGATGGTGGGGAAGGGGGTCTCTCACAGGGTCTCCTCAGTGCTCCACTGCTGGaaggagccacacacacaaacacactggaatCATCAGAGCCACCATCCCACAACAACAGCCTTTCTTGCAATGGTGATCCTCCAGCGAGCCAGCTAaatccctccatctccatctccagcctCACCCCACCACCCTTACCCAGCACAGCACGGACCCAGCCCCAACCACTGACCCAACTCCAAACTAACCCTGGTACCCCATGTAATGTCATAGTCAATGGTACAGGATGGCATCCACTTCTCACCCCTACCTTTGAGTCTTACCCTGACCGAAAAAGAGACGGGGttgcaggagaaggagaggaagaggatcaGCCAGCCAATGGAGAGCTGGAGCGTGAGGCACTGAAAGAGAACAATTGCTCTGTTGGAGACTGGGAGCCAGGGAAGCGGCGCTCAGCACAAGACGAGATGGTAAACTCAGTAGAGGGAAAGCCAGACCCTGACTCCAACTTGGAGGAGGGCGAGCATGCATATGCCCTGCCACTGCTGTCTGCCGGAGGCTGTGTGGTCATCCAGCCTGTGCCAAAGCCCGGCGCTGACAAGACAGCCATCCTGTCCTGTTCCATCAGTGCACCTTTAACAGCAGCCGGGAGCCCCGACCTGGAACCGCCACTGAAGAGGAGGTGCCTGCGAATCCgcaatcaaaacaaatga
- the sobpa gene encoding sine oculis-binding protein homolog A isoform X1: MAEMEKEGRPPENKRSRKPAHPVKREINEEMKSFAENTMNELLGWYGYDKVELRDSDNLDIGDTPQHISVLRENLLPKIPVSAESSEGSPDRANSSQSLPAHRNGVTDPSNTPYTSTPSNKEHGNLPIIVPMIPPMIKPPADEDASNMQILCAWCQKVGVKRYSLSMGSELKSFCSEKCFAACRRAYFKRNKLGYVRNYAARDDDGLGGKLPQNSFTQDTPRLVFKTNSDVLVCDWCKHIRHTKEYLDFGAGERRLQFCSAKCLNQYKMDIFYKETQAALPGALCNPGHGPGGEGKPECGGGVQLLTPESWGTPLTDLRRRAPSPTTNSGFAPSTSSATSPSDTAALYSPSSSSSAKIPTPRPHESPTLPHPPVPTLHPPVGVPSGSPPMVMTPRGPMPLPLFMEHQMMHQIRPSFLRPSAHPAGPHSPLSNPMIPGIGPPLPPRTFGSSPMHRPMLSPHVHPSANPNHGMMPPYPGLQMPGLPHFNMMPNGHMPLPQMMNFGMPSLAPLVPPPTLLVPYPVIVPLPVPIPIPIPIPMNPKMYRDPPESNVSVHSAPESSEASVSGPHSPSSSGSDPGEHKIEPASAEHLSPVRSERSRMALVDLTVKAEENSGNQCLTSSPRLMDGVIDLTVGQRSCQQQVIQRMLPEVRVKIEAEAESQSPPAAGLGREGKGSRDGGEGGLSQGLLSAPLLEGATHTNTLESSEPPSHNNSLSCNGDPPASQLNPSISISSLTPPPLPSTARTQPQPLTQLQTNPGTPCNVIVNGTGWHPLLTPTFESYPDRKRDGVAGEGEEEDQPANGELEREALKENNCSVGDWEPGKRRSAQDEMVNSVEGKPDPDSNLEEGEHAYALPLLSAGGCVVIQPVPKPGADKTAILSCSISAPLTAAGSPDLEPPLKRRCLRIRNQNK, translated from the exons agtTTTGCAGAGAACACCATGAATGAGCTGCTGGGCTGGTACGGCTACGACAAGGTGGAGCTGAGAGACTCTGACAACCTGGACATAGGGGACACCCCCCAACACATCTCTGTCCTCAGAG AAAACTTGTTGCCAAAAATCCCAGTTTCAGCAGAGAGCAGCGAGGGCTCCCCGGATCGAGCCAACAGCTCCCAGTCTTTGCCAGCCCACAGGAACGGAGTCACAGATCCCTCCAACACACCGTACACCTCCACGCCCAGCAACAAGGAACATGGCAACCTGCCCATCATAGTCCCCATGATCCCTCCGATGATCAAGCCCCCTGCAG ATGAGGATGCATCCAACATGCAGATCCTGTGCGCCTGGTGCCAGAAAGTCGGTGTCAAACGCTACTCTCTGAGCATGGGGAGTGAGCTGAAGAGTTTCTGCAGTGAGAAGTGCTTCGCCGCCTGCCGCAGAGCCTATTTTAAGAGAAATAAG CTGGGATATGTAAGGAATTACGCT GCGAGAGACGACGATGGCCTCGGTGGGAAATTACCCCAGAACAGCTTTACTCAGGACACGCCCAGGCTTGTCTTCAAGACAAACAGCGATGTGCTT gtGTGTGACTGGTGCAAACATATTCGCCACACTAAGGAGTACCTGGACTTTGGTGCTGGTGAGCGGAGGCTGCAGTTCTGCAGTGCCAAATGCCTGAACCAATATAAGATGGACATTTTCTACAAGGAGACACAGGCGGCACTGCCTGGTGCACTGTGTAACCCAGGACATGGGCCTGGTGGGGAGGGTAAGCCTGAGTGCGGTGGAGGGGTACAGCTGCTCACTCCAGAATCCTGGGGAACACCATTAACGGACCTACGACGTAGAGCTCCCTCACCAACCACGAATTCTGGCTTTGCCCCTTCTACTTCTTCTGCCACCTCCCCCTCAGACACTGCTGCTCTCTACTcaccgtcctcctcctcctcagccaagATCCCCACACCCAGACCCCATGAGAGCCCCACACTCCCCCATCCACCTGTTCCCACTTTGCACCCACCAGTTGGAGTTCCCTCTGGTAGCCCTCCAATGGTAATGACACCCCGGGGGCCTATGCCCCTGCCTCTGTTCATGGAGCATCAAATGATGCACCAGATACGTCCTTCGTTTCTTCGCCCCTCTGCCCACCCAGCAGGGCCCCACAGCCCACTTTCAAACCCTATGATCCCTGGTATTggtcctccacttcctccaaggACCTTTGGTTCAAGCCCCATGCACAGGCCCATGCTATCTCCACATGTCCATCCCTCAGCCAATCCTAACCATGGCATGATGCCTCCCTATCCTGGTCTCCAAATGCCAGGCCTGCCCCATTTCAACATGATGCCCAATGGACATATGCCCCTGCCCCAAATGATGAATTTTGGCATGCCATCATTGGCCCCATTGGTTCCCCCACCAACTCTCTTAGTCCCTTATCCTGTTATTGTACCCCTCCCAGTCCCAATACCTATTCCAATCCCAATTCCCATGAACCCCAAAATGTACAGGGACCCACCAGAGAGCAATGTCTCTGTGCACAGTGCTCCAGAGTCGTCAGAAGCTTCAGTTTCTGGGCCGCACTCTCCAAGTTCCTCTGGCAGTGACCCAGGGGAGCACAAAATAGAGCCAGCCAGTGCAGAACATCTTTCTCCTGTACGTtcagagagaagcagaatgGCATTAGTGGACTTGACTGTGAAGGCAGAGGAAAATTCAGGCAACCAGTGTCTAACCAGCAGTCCCAGACTTATGGATGGTGTTATTGATCTAACTGTGGGCCAGAGGTCATGCCAACAGCAGGTAATTCAGAGGATGCTACCTGAGGTCCGGGTCAAAATAGAAGCAGAGGCTGAATCACAATCTCCACCCGCTGCTGGGTtggggagggaagggaagggcAGTCGTGATGGTGGGGAAGGGGGTCTCTCACAGGGTCTCCTCAGTGCTCCACTGCTGGaaggagccacacacacaaacacactggaatCATCAGAGCCACCATCCCACAACAACAGCCTTTCTTGCAATGGTGATCCTCCAGCGAGCCAGCTAaatccctccatctccatctccagcctCACCCCACCACCCTTACCCAGCACAGCACGGACCCAGCCCCAACCACTGACCCAACTCCAAACTAACCCTGGTACCCCATGTAATGTCATAGTCAATGGTACAGGATGGCATCCACTTCTCACCCCTACCTTTGAGTCTTACCCTGACCGAAAAAGAGACGGGGttgcaggagaaggagaggaagaggatcaGCCAGCCAATGGAGAGCTGGAGCGTGAGGCACTGAAAGAGAACAATTGCTCTGTTGGAGACTGGGAGCCAGGGAAGCGGCGCTCAGCACAAGACGAGATGGTAAACTCAGTAGAGGGAAAGCCAGACCCTGACTCCAACTTGGAGGAGGGCGAGCATGCATATGCCCTGCCACTGCTGTCTGCCGGAGGCTGTGTGGTCATCCAGCCTGTGCCAAAGCCCGGCGCTGACAAGACAGCCATCCTGTCCTGTTCCATCAGTGCACCTTTAACAGCAGCCGGGAGCCCCGACCTGGAACCGCCACTGAAGAGGAGGTGCCTGCGAATCCgcaatcaaaacaaatga